From one Catellatospora sp. IY07-71 genomic stretch:
- a CDS encoding PfaD family polyunsaturated fatty acid/polyketide biosynthesis protein: protein MTAPALSGPRTDPAGINEVLNAVELPCHVVQTPAGVALTHVLPARGARPVLSLAPLPATRLGDPGFRTAHGVTYALMAGAMAGGIASPELVTAMARHGYLAAYGSGGVAPSRIEQALHHLAAHAAGLPYAVNLLHAPHEPAVERAVVDLCLRHGVRCVEASAFMNLTAPLVHYRLASLHRRPDGSVAAANRVIAKVSRPEVAERFLTPADPAIVTALADAGLISAEQAALAAYVPMADDVTVEADSGGHTDGRPLAVLLPALAGLRDALRQRHPGLAQVRLGAAGGIGTPAAVHAAFALGADYVVTGSVNQACREAGTSAQTRRMLAAAGIADVGLAPSADMFEFGSRVQVLKRGTMFAQRAGRLHRCYERYDSLEALPAEEREWLETVVLRRTIADVWEDVVEFFTRRDPAQLEAAQADPRRRMALLFRWYLGLSSRWASTGDAERTVDYQIWCGPAMGAFNQWAAGTYLAAPENRSVVDVSHHLLRGAAVAARVHQLRLAGVRLPQPATAYRVLPVG, encoded by the coding sequence GTGACCGCCCCGGCGCTGTCCGGCCCGCGCACCGACCCGGCCGGCATCAACGAGGTCCTCAACGCCGTCGAGCTGCCCTGCCACGTGGTGCAGACCCCGGCCGGCGTCGCGCTCACCCACGTCCTGCCCGCGCGCGGCGCGCGGCCGGTGCTGTCCCTGGCGCCGCTGCCTGCCACCCGGCTGGGCGACCCGGGCTTCCGCACCGCCCACGGCGTCACGTACGCGCTGATGGCAGGCGCGATGGCCGGCGGCATCGCCTCGCCCGAACTCGTCACGGCCATGGCCCGCCACGGCTACCTCGCCGCGTACGGCTCCGGCGGCGTCGCGCCCAGCCGCATCGAGCAGGCCCTGCACCACCTCGCCGCGCACGCGGCGGGCCTGCCCTACGCGGTGAACCTGCTGCACGCCCCGCACGAGCCCGCCGTGGAACGGGCCGTGGTCGACCTCTGCCTGCGCCACGGCGTGCGCTGCGTCGAGGCGTCCGCGTTCATGAACCTGACCGCGCCGCTCGTCCACTACCGCCTGGCCAGCCTGCACCGCCGCCCCGACGGCTCCGTCGCAGCCGCCAACCGGGTCATCGCCAAGGTGTCCCGGCCCGAGGTCGCCGAGCGCTTCCTGACCCCGGCCGACCCGGCGATCGTCACCGCCCTGGCCGACGCCGGGCTGATCAGCGCCGAGCAGGCCGCCCTCGCAGCGTACGTGCCCATGGCCGACGACGTCACCGTGGAGGCCGATTCCGGCGGGCACACCGACGGCCGCCCGCTCGCCGTGCTGCTCCCGGCGCTGGCCGGGCTCCGCGACGCGCTGCGCCAGCGCCATCCCGGCCTCGCCCAAGTGCGGCTCGGCGCGGCCGGCGGGATCGGCACCCCGGCCGCCGTGCACGCCGCGTTCGCCCTGGGCGCCGACTATGTCGTGACCGGCTCGGTCAACCAGGCCTGCCGCGAGGCGGGCACCTCCGCCCAGACCCGCCGCATGCTCGCCGCCGCCGGCATCGCCGACGTGGGTCTGGCCCCGTCGGCGGACATGTTCGAGTTCGGCTCGCGGGTGCAGGTGCTCAAACGCGGCACCATGTTCGCCCAGCGCGCCGGGCGTCTGCACCGCTGCTACGAGCGCTACGACAGCCTCGAAGCGTTGCCGGCCGAGGAGCGCGAGTGGCTGGAGACGGTCGTGCTGCGCCGCACCATCGCCGACGTCTGGGAGGACGTCGTCGAGTTCTTCACCCGCCGCGACCCCGCCCAGCTCGAAGCCGCCCAGGCCGACCCGCGGCGGCGCATGGCGCTGCTGTTCCGCTGGTATCTCGGGCTGTCGTCGCGGTGGGCGTCCACCGGCGACGCCGAGCGGACCGTCGACTACCAGATCTGGTGCGGCCCCGCCATGGGCGCGTTCAACCAGTGGGCGGCCGGCACCTACCTCGCCGCGCCCGAGAACCGCTCCGTCGTCGACGTGTCCCATCACCTGCTGCGGGGCGCGGCCGTCGCCGCCCGCGTCCACCAGCTGCGGCTCGCCGGGGTCCGGCTGCCGCAGCCCGCGACCGCCTACCGCGTCCTCCCCGTCGGCTGA
- a CDS encoding MbtH family protein — protein sequence MSNPFDDDNGTFLVLVNDENQHSLWPAFADVPAGWRTVCGPAPRQDCLDHIERQWTDMRPASLARRMAEQQA from the coding sequence ATGAGCAACCCCTTCGACGACGACAACGGCACCTTCCTCGTGCTGGTGAACGACGAGAACCAGCACTCGCTGTGGCCCGCGTTCGCCGACGTGCCGGCCGGGTGGCGCACCGTCTGCGGCCCCGCGCCGCGGCAGGACTGCCTCGACCACATCGAGCGGCAGTGGACCGACATGCGCCCGGCCAGCCTGGCCCGGCGCATGGCCGAGCAGCAGGCCTGA
- a CDS encoding non-ribosomal peptide synthetase, with amino-acid sequence MDTRAEDGLPLLAGQHGLWFAQQLAHAGRQYSVAQYTDIAGPLDRALMARAMAQAVTEVESLRLYFTEHDTTVRQHLADLSDWTLHDVDLSDRPDPEQAARQWMDEDLAAPVDLGRPPLGTGALLRLGPERHLWYQRVHHLAADGYSGLIIARRVGVIYSALVNGRPCPAPTMGTVAELLDDEAAYRGSPRFETDRAYWAGLLDGAPEPVTLSTSSAAPTGQVFRTTGRLSDAATDALRAAARAAGVPWTTLVVAGLATYVHHLTGAAELTFALPVLARDNELLLRTPGMLSNVLPLRVGVRPDQPFAELARSVGAQLREALLHQRYRYEDIRRERGALEHDRGLFNIEINVMSFPFDVKFGPATSTFHNLTNGPVDGLAVHIYGLPDTGGLRIDFDGDLGLYTTAELAEHRRRFAVFLTALVGDPDRPVGRLDTIGAVEKARVLSTGAVPPRPLPEGTLVEQFERHAAQTPDAVAVVDAGATTTYAQLNDRAERLARALAARGAGPETFVATMLPRSTDMIATVLAVLKTGAAYVPVDPANPADRVAALLADIDPVAVVPGPGLDGDADPAGRPDPDGLAYAIFTSGSTGRPKGALVHHRGALNHLLAKVDDLGLTAADRIVANAPLTFDISVWQMLAALMVGGQVHVADEDAARDPMELFGLAAGNAVTILEVVPSLLRAALDAWDAGLPDVALPELRWLVVTGEALPADLCRRWFARYPRIPLMNAYGPTECSDDVTHAVLRDGDVADGGVVPIGRPVRNTRLYVLNPALRPLPAGVPGELYVGGTGVGRGYLGDTGRTAATFVADPFATTPGARMYRTGDHARWTPAGELEFLGRRDHQVKIRGQRIELGEIEAALRVVPGVSDAVVVVREDRPGDRRLVAYLSRRDDAAVEPAAARAAAAAALPEHMVPAAFVVLDTLPLNTSGKVDRKALPRPDLGSGGGRTPRDERERLLCELAAGVLGLPAIGPEDSFFELGGDSIVAIQLVSRARAAGLQFTARDVFQCRTIAALAAAAVAAERAVAEPAAEGIGEVPPTPIVTGWLDAGGPLDAVHQAIMLEVPSGLRPDDLTGALQQLLDTHHVLRSRFDVAARRWQIMPVGSVAAASLIRQVESVDQLAVEDARDRLDVGSGVLLQAVWHDGDPGRLLLVVHHLAVDGVSWRVLAADLAAAAAGTDPAPVPVSFRTYARRLTGTDRTAELDTWRAIVADVAAAPLDPDKDVAGTAGRTTVRLTGATVDTLLTRLPALFHCGPDDVLLAALASAAARWTGRDTVHLALEGHGRDDTDLDLSRTVGWFTAQYPVRLTPGSPDWAEIAVGGPAAGRVLKTVKEQLRQVPGNGSGYGLLRDRLDAPRPGLAFNYLGRLDAGTGHHGWRLLPGHELTHAAHPAQPLGHAVEIDAHVRDTPDGPQLVAEWVWASRIHGQDVTELAELWAQALHGLAAHADDPGAGGLTPSDLDLVAIDQSELDDLEALLVDERGL; translated from the coding sequence ATGGACACCCGCGCCGAAGACGGCCTGCCGCTGCTCGCCGGGCAGCACGGGCTCTGGTTCGCCCAGCAGCTCGCCCACGCCGGGCGGCAGTACAGCGTCGCCCAGTACACCGACATCGCCGGGCCGCTGGACCGGGCGCTGATGGCCCGCGCGATGGCGCAGGCCGTCACCGAGGTGGAGAGCCTGCGGCTCTACTTCACCGAGCACGACACCACCGTGCGCCAGCACCTGGCCGACCTGTCCGACTGGACGCTGCACGACGTCGACCTCAGCGACCGGCCCGACCCCGAGCAGGCCGCCCGGCAGTGGATGGACGAGGACCTGGCCGCACCGGTCGACCTCGGCCGCCCGCCGCTGGGCACCGGCGCGCTGCTACGCCTGGGCCCCGAACGCCACCTGTGGTATCAGCGCGTCCACCACCTGGCCGCCGACGGGTACAGCGGCCTGATCATCGCCCGCCGGGTCGGTGTCATCTACTCAGCCCTGGTCAACGGCCGCCCCTGCCCGGCGCCGACCATGGGCACGGTCGCCGAGCTGCTCGACGACGAGGCCGCCTACCGGGGCTCGCCGCGCTTCGAGACCGACCGCGCCTACTGGGCCGGGCTGCTCGACGGCGCACCCGAGCCGGTCACGCTGTCCACCTCGTCGGCGGCGCCCACCGGGCAGGTGTTCCGGACCACGGGCAGGCTCAGCGACGCCGCCACCGACGCGCTGCGCGCCGCCGCCAGGGCGGCCGGGGTGCCCTGGACCACGCTCGTCGTCGCCGGCCTGGCCACCTACGTGCACCACCTGACCGGCGCGGCCGAGCTGACGTTCGCGCTGCCCGTGCTGGCCCGCGACAACGAGCTGCTGCTGCGTACCCCCGGCATGCTGTCCAACGTGCTGCCGCTGCGGGTCGGCGTGCGCCCGGACCAGCCGTTCGCCGAGCTGGCGCGGTCGGTCGGCGCGCAGCTGCGCGAGGCCCTGCTGCACCAGCGATACCGCTACGAGGACATCCGCCGCGAACGCGGCGCGCTCGAGCACGACCGGGGCCTGTTCAACATCGAGATCAACGTCATGTCGTTCCCGTTCGACGTGAAGTTCGGCCCGGCGACGTCCACGTTCCACAACCTCACCAACGGTCCCGTCGACGGGCTCGCCGTGCACATCTACGGCCTGCCCGACACCGGCGGGCTGCGCATCGACTTCGACGGCGACCTCGGCCTGTACACCACGGCCGAGCTCGCCGAGCACCGGCGGCGCTTCGCCGTCTTCCTCACCGCGCTGGTCGGCGACCCCGACCGCCCGGTCGGGCGGCTGGACACCATCGGCGCCGTGGAGAAGGCCAGGGTGCTGAGCACCGGCGCCGTCCCGCCCCGGCCGCTGCCCGAAGGCACCCTGGTCGAGCAGTTCGAACGGCACGCCGCGCAGACCCCCGACGCGGTCGCCGTCGTCGACGCGGGCGCCACCACCACCTACGCGCAGCTGAACGACCGCGCCGAGCGGCTGGCCCGCGCGCTGGCCGCCCGCGGCGCCGGGCCCGAGACGTTCGTGGCCACCATGCTGCCCCGCTCCACCGACATGATCGCCACGGTGCTGGCCGTGCTGAAGACCGGCGCCGCCTACGTGCCGGTCGACCCGGCCAACCCCGCCGACCGGGTCGCCGCGCTGCTCGCCGACATCGACCCGGTCGCGGTCGTGCCCGGTCCGGGCCTGGACGGCGACGCCGACCCCGCCGGGCGGCCCGACCCCGACGGCCTCGCCTACGCCATCTTCACCTCCGGCTCCACCGGCCGGCCCAAGGGCGCGCTCGTACACCACCGCGGCGCGCTCAACCACCTGCTGGCCAAGGTGGACGACCTGGGGCTCACCGCCGCCGACCGGATCGTGGCCAACGCGCCCCTCACCTTCGACATCTCGGTATGGCAGATGCTGGCCGCGCTGATGGTCGGCGGCCAGGTCCACGTCGCCGACGAGGACGCCGCCCGCGACCCGATGGAGCTGTTCGGCCTGGCCGCCGGGAACGCCGTCACCATCCTGGAGGTGGTGCCCTCGCTGCTGCGCGCCGCGCTGGACGCCTGGGACGCGGGCCTGCCGGACGTCGCGCTGCCCGAGCTGCGCTGGCTGGTCGTCACGGGCGAGGCGCTGCCCGCCGACCTGTGCCGCCGCTGGTTCGCCAGGTATCCGCGGATCCCGCTGATGAACGCGTACGGCCCGACCGAGTGCTCCGACGACGTCACCCACGCCGTGCTGCGCGACGGCGACGTGGCCGACGGCGGCGTCGTCCCGATCGGACGGCCGGTCCGCAACACCCGCCTGTACGTGCTGAACCCCGCGCTGCGCCCACTGCCCGCCGGGGTGCCCGGCGAGCTGTACGTCGGCGGCACCGGCGTCGGCCGCGGCTACCTCGGCGACACCGGCCGCACCGCCGCCACGTTCGTCGCCGACCCGTTCGCGACCACACCCGGCGCCCGCATGTACCGCACCGGCGACCACGCCCGCTGGACCCCGGCCGGGGAGCTGGAGTTCCTGGGCCGCCGCGACCACCAGGTGAAGATCCGCGGGCAGCGCATCGAGCTGGGCGAGATCGAGGCGGCGCTGCGGGTGGTGCCCGGCGTCTCCGACGCGGTCGTCGTGGTCCGCGAGGACCGGCCCGGCGACCGCCGCCTGGTGGCGTACCTGTCTCGCCGCGACGACGCCGCGGTCGAGCCGGCCGCCGCCCGGGCGGCCGCCGCGGCGGCGCTGCCCGAGCACATGGTGCCCGCCGCGTTCGTGGTGCTGGACACGCTGCCCCTCAACACCAGCGGCAAGGTCGACCGCAAGGCCCTGCCCCGGCCCGACCTCGGGTCCGGCGGCGGCCGAACGCCCCGCGACGAGCGCGAACGCCTGCTCTGCGAGCTGGCCGCCGGGGTGCTGGGCCTGCCCGCGATCGGCCCCGAGGACAGCTTCTTCGAACTCGGCGGCGACAGCATCGTCGCGATCCAGCTGGTCAGCCGGGCACGGGCGGCGGGCCTGCAGTTCACCGCCCGCGACGTGTTCCAGTGCCGCACCATCGCCGCGCTGGCCGCCGCCGCCGTCGCAGCCGAACGGGCCGTCGCCGAACCCGCCGCCGAGGGCATCGGCGAGGTGCCGCCCACACCGATCGTCACCGGCTGGCTCGACGCGGGCGGCCCGCTCGACGCCGTACACCAGGCGATCATGCTGGAGGTGCCGTCCGGGCTGCGGCCGGACGACCTGACCGGTGCCCTGCAGCAACTGCTGGACACCCATCACGTGCTGCGCTCGCGGTTCGACGTCGCGGCCCGCCGCTGGCAGATCATGCCGGTCGGCTCGGTCGCCGCCGCGTCGCTGATCCGCCAGGTCGAGTCCGTCGACCAGCTCGCCGTCGAGGACGCCCGGGACCGGCTCGACGTCGGTTCTGGTGTGCTGCTGCAGGCCGTGTGGCACGACGGCGACCCCGGCCGCCTGCTGCTGGTCGTACACCACCTGGCCGTCGACGGCGTCTCCTGGCGCGTGCTCGCCGCCGACCTGGCCGCGGCCGCCGCGGGGACGGACCCGGCGCCCGTGCCGGTCTCGTTCCGCACCTACGCCCGCCGCCTGACCGGCACCGACCGCACCGCCGAGCTGGACACCTGGCGCGCGATCGTCGCCGACGTCGCCGCCGCGCCCCTCGACCCGGACAAGGACGTGGCCGGCACCGCCGGCCGCACCACCGTCCGGCTCACCGGCGCCACCGTGGACACCCTGCTCACCCGCCTGCCCGCGCTGTTCCACTGCGGCCCGGACGACGTCCTGCTCGCCGCGCTGGCGTCGGCCGCCGCCCGGTGGACCGGCCGCGACACGGTCCACCTCGCCCTGGAGGGGCACGGCCGCGACGACACCGACCTCGACCTGTCGCGCACCGTCGGCTGGTTCACCGCGCAGTACCCGGTCCGGCTCACGCCGGGCAGCCCGGACTGGGCGGAGATCGCCGTCGGCGGCCCCGCCGCGGGCCGGGTGCTCAAGACCGTGAAGGAGCAGCTGCGCCAGGTGCCGGGCAACGGCAGCGGCTACGGCCTGCTCCGCGACCGGCTCGACGCGCCGCGCCCGGGGCTGGCCTTCAACTACCTGGGACGGCTCGACGCGGGCACCGGTCACCACGGCTGGCGGCTGCTGCCCGGCCACGAACTCACCCACGCAGCCCACCCGGCGCAGCCGCTCGGCCACGCGGTCGAGATCGACGCGCACGTCCGCGACACCCCCGACGGCCCCCAGCTGGTCGCCGAGTGGGTGTGGGCGTCTCGCATCCACGGCCAGGACGTCACCGAGCTCGCCGAGCTGTGGGCACAGGCGCTGCACGGCCTCGCCGCCCACGCCGACGACCCGGGCGCGGGCGGCCTCACCCCGTCGGACCTGGACCTGGTCGCCATCGACCAGTCCGAACTCGACGACCTGGAAGCACTACTCGTCGACGAACGGGGACTCTGA